The Spiroplasma clarkii genome has a window encoding:
- a CDS encoding YdeI/OmpD-associated family protein has product MRTNPTVEEYINKLSKFQAEFKAMRALLMEFELDEEFKWWTPVYDYNGKNVVILGKFKTECVFSFVKGSLLKDPYQILQAPGPNAQGGKIIRFANVAEIEALADKIKEYIQEAIENERLGLKIVYKDYPLPDELVEILASNPELSVAWDKLTKGRQKGYVLYFSSAKQSATRIARIEKNIDKILAGKGMHD; this is encoded by the coding sequence ATGAGAACAAACCCCACTGTCGAAGAATATATTAATAAATTAAGTAAATTTCAAGCTGAATTTAAAGCTATGCGAGCACTGTTAATGGAATTTGAGTTAGATGAAGAATTTAAATGATGAACTCCAGTTTATGACTATAATGGTAAGAATGTAGTGATTTTAGGTAAGTTTAAAACTGAGTGTGTTTTTTCCTTTGTTAAAGGGAGTTTATTAAAAGATCCTTACCAAATTTTACAAGCACCAGGACCAAATGCTCAGGGTGGGAAAATTATAAGATTTGCAAATGTTGCTGAAATTGAAGCCTTAGCTGATAAGATTAAAGAGTATATTCAAGAAGCAATTGAAAATGAAAGATTGGGTTTAAAAATTGTTTACAAGGATTACCCACTTCCTGATGAACTTGTAGAAATTTTAGCATCAAACCCAGAACTAAGTGTTGCTTGAGACAAATTGACAAAGGGGCGTCAAAAAGGTTATGTTTTATATTTTTCATCAGCAAAACAATCTGCTACCCGAATTGCTAGAATTGAAAAAAATATTGACAAAATTCTTGCAGGAAAAGGAATGCATGATTAG
- a CDS encoding N(4)-(beta-N-acetylglucosaminyl)-L-asparaginase, which yields MKYAMIGTWRMAYEAIANNIDQLKQSTAPGAALVQAIVEVENYPYFKSVGYGGLPNQECEVELDAAFMNGSTLAIGAIGGVKNIKNPIKLAHHLSQEKFNSFLVAAGAEKYAQQQGFEFTNMLTKRAQQHYQKKLDLLRSDPTLSPYDGHDTVGMVSLDSQNNLCVGTSTSGLFMKKPGRVGDSPVMGSGFYADSEVGGAVATGLGEDIYKGCLSFLVVEKLRQNFDVKTVVQEVVKEFNDKLIQKYGKCGPISIVALDKNGEYGVGTNCEFSFVVGNHNQVTTIYLAQPNEDLTKLTITKPSPKWLADYDRARKEPIK from the coding sequence ATGAAATATGCAATGATTGGCACATGAAGAATGGCTTATGAAGCCATTGCAAACAATATTGACCAATTAAAACAAAGTACAGCTCCAGGAGCAGCACTGGTACAAGCTATTGTTGAAGTTGAAAACTATCCTTATTTTAAATCAGTGGGATATGGAGGACTACCCAATCAAGAGTGTGAAGTGGAGCTAGATGCTGCTTTTATGAATGGTTCAACCTTGGCAATTGGAGCAATTGGTGGGGTAAAAAATATTAAAAATCCTATCAAATTAGCTCATCATTTAAGTCAAGAAAAATTTAATAGTTTTTTAGTAGCAGCTGGAGCAGAAAAATATGCCCAACAACAAGGGTTTGAATTTACCAATATGTTAACAAAAAGAGCCCAACAACATTATCAAAAAAAATTAGACCTCTTAAGATCTGATCCAACTTTATCTCCATATGATGGTCATGATACTGTGGGAATGGTCAGTCTTGATAGTCAAAATAACTTGTGTGTAGGAACATCAACAAGTGGTTTGTTTATGAAAAAACCTGGACGAGTTGGAGATTCTCCAGTTATGGGCAGTGGATTTTATGCAGATAGTGAAGTTGGTGGGGCAGTGGCAACAGGTTTAGGTGAAGATATCTATAAAGGTTGTTTAAGTTTTTTAGTGGTTGAAAAACTGCGTCAAAACTTTGATGTTAAAACTGTGGTGCAAGAAGTTGTTAAAGAGTTTAACGACAAGTTAATTCAAAAATATGGAAAATGTGGACCCATCTCAATTGTTGCCTTAGACAAAAATGGTGAGTATGGAGTGGGTACAAATTGTGAGTTCTCTTTTGTTGTGGGAAACCACAACCAAGTTACCACCATTTATCTTGCTCAACCCAATGAAGATTTAACCAAACTAACAATTACCAAACCCTCACCAAAATGATTAGCAGATTATGATAGAGCCAGAAAAGAACCTATCAAATAA
- a CDS encoding PTS lactose/cellobiose transporter subunit IIA — translation MAKIDWNEISMNMIAYSGEAKSLAVFAIEKAENNQVLAALQDIKDAEELLISAEKLHLGVIVQEAQGIKLEFKILFMHAEDQMLSTQFFILTAKKLINLHQKVGELTAKLAS, via the coding sequence ATGGCAAAAATTGATTGAAATGAAATCAGCATGAACATGATTGCTTATTCAGGAGAAGCAAAATCTCTGGCAGTTTTTGCTATTGAAAAGGCTGAAAATAATCAGGTTTTAGCAGCTCTTCAAGATATCAAGGATGCTGAAGAACTGCTCATTAGTGCTGAAAAATTACATCTTGGTGTTATTGTTCAAGAAGCTCAGGGCATTAAGTTGGAATTTAAAATCCTCTTTATGCATGCTGAAGACCAAATGCTGAGTACTCAATTTTTTATCTTGACTGCTAAGAAGTTGATTAATTTACATCAAAAAGTTGGGGAACTAACTGCTAAACTAGCTAGTTAA
- a CDS encoding transposase, whose amino-acid sequence MGHYSAKQKEKIILKFRESKTKAKNFVKSYGISDQTLLNWCKKYDQSGIDGLGAPNSADKEELIILRNEVKELKKKNAELETRNEMWKRIEALISKKK is encoded by the coding sequence ATGGGACATTACTCAGCAAAGCAAAAAGAAAAAATAATTTTAAAATTTAGAGAGAGCAAGACAAAGGCCAAGAATTTTGTTAAAAGTTATGGCATCTCAGATCAAACACTTTTAAATTGGTGTAAAAAGTATGATCAATCTGGAATTGATGGTCTTGGGGCACCAAATTCAGCTGATAAAGAAGAACTAATAATTTTAAGAAATGAAGTTAAAGAACTGAAGAAGAAAAATGCCGAATTAGAAACTAGAAATGAAATGTGAAAAAGAATTGAGGCCCTGATAAGTAAAAAAAAGTAG
- a CDS encoding PTS sugar transporter subunit IIC, with the protein MKKPKTPEINPEPTNANVEKKSWFNDKLMPAMTKFASQTHLTCIRDAFGILTPIIIGGSISFLLGILIFGAGGNLQTSLLGLLAKAAGAVTVVGDSGHGTSWQISGGWLIANQIGEKIFQTIFDFSMGTFALMIAVMLGYLYAKKRDLKSPMFVAVFNLVTFLITAATFRAEQARFNFFYDSKGMLAAIIQTFLVIEFYRILANNKKMLIKMPKQVPPMVATGFSLLIPVALTLILVSSINTAAWAIGEYGNYDITSSSGAVVLARGEYGFVGLFYKTLSAPFTALISGNEVGLGFGLSYQFLIGFFWFFGLNGSSVVNGAYYPFLLQMFMQNADAVSQYSYAVADAQNMLSVINIQFIESYSQTTGWGHTGALLIAIGIFGKAREQREVAKIAAVPACFSINEPVTFGIPIMLHPVYGVGAMFAMPITLFIAWLVVGPIGIVRKSYIMVPWTLPPGIGALLSTGFDWRAMILSWFCLAVIFVWYIPFVLIANKYQANLNIKSYMDTGMSRDAALAQIAQDEVDYQEQKRLAKEAKIAAKKAKLAEKQEFLKLPKAEQEQILHNKKMLKMEAKALEKLASIKTSKATSKTILVETIPYGGYKIRIDGKTVASALSDEKMREIVGKICQANQQTSYTLKNINGETTIVELDS; encoded by the coding sequence ATGAAAAAACCAAAAACACCAGAAATTAATCCTGAACCAACTAATGCTAATGTTGAAAAGAAAAGTTGGTTTAATGATAAACTAATGCCAGCAATGACAAAATTTGCTAGTCAAACTCATCTAACTTGCATTAGAGATGCTTTTGGGATACTAACTCCAATTATTATTGGAGGATCAATTTCATTTTTACTAGGGATCTTAATCTTTGGAGCTGGAGGCAATTTACAAACTTCATTATTAGGATTACTAGCCAAAGCTGCTGGAGCAGTTACTGTGGTCGGAGATTCAGGACATGGTACTAGTTGACAAATTAGTGGTGGGTGATTAATTGCCAACCAAATTGGAGAAAAAATCTTTCAAACAATTTTTGATTTTTCAATGGGAACCTTTGCTTTAATGATTGCAGTTATGTTAGGATATCTTTATGCTAAAAAAAGAGATTTAAAAAGTCCAATGTTTGTTGCAGTCTTTAATTTAGTAACTTTCTTAATTACAGCAGCTACATTTAGAGCTGAACAAGCACGCTTCAATTTCTTTTATGATTCAAAAGGAATGTTAGCAGCAATTATTCAAACATTTTTAGTAATTGAATTTTATCGAATTTTAGCAAATAATAAAAAAATGTTAATTAAAATGCCAAAACAAGTGCCCCCAATGGTGGCCACTGGGTTTTCATTGTTAATCCCTGTAGCATTAACTTTGATTTTGGTATCGTCAATTAATACTGCAGCTTGAGCAATTGGAGAATATGGAAATTATGATATTACCAGTAGTAGTGGAGCTGTTGTTTTGGCAAGAGGAGAATATGGCTTTGTGGGTCTTTTTTATAAAACCCTTTCAGCACCATTTACTGCCCTAATTTCAGGAAATGAAGTTGGGTTAGGTTTTGGACTATCATACCAATTCTTAATTGGTTTCTTCTGATTCTTTGGTCTAAATGGAAGTTCAGTTGTTAATGGAGCCTATTACCCATTCTTATTACAAATGTTTATGCAAAATGCAGATGCAGTTTCTCAATACAGTTATGCGGTTGCAGATGCACAAAACATGTTAAGTGTCATTAATATTCAATTTATTGAAAGTTATTCTCAAACTACAGGTTGAGGTCACACTGGAGCATTACTAATTGCTATTGGTATTTTTGGAAAAGCTCGTGAACAAAGAGAAGTGGCCAAAATTGCAGCAGTACCTGCTTGTTTTTCAATTAATGAACCAGTAACATTTGGAATTCCAATTATGTTACACCCAGTTTATGGGGTTGGTGCTATGTTTGCAATGCCAATTACTTTATTTATTGCCTGGCTAGTTGTGGGTCCAATTGGTATTGTAAGAAAATCTTACATTATGGTACCTTGAACTTTACCTCCAGGAATTGGAGCCTTATTATCAACCGGATTTGACTGGCGAGCTATGATTTTATCTTGGTTCTGTTTAGCAGTTATTTTTGTCTGGTACATTCCATTTGTTTTGATTGCCAATAAATATCAAGCAAACTTAAATATTAAAAGCTACATGGATACAGGTATGAGCAGAGATGCTGCATTGGCTCAAATTGCTCAAGATGAAGTTGACTACCAAGAACAAAAAAGACTTGCCAAAGAAGCAAAAATTGCTGCAAAAAAAGCAAAACTTGCTGAAAAACAAGAGTTTTTAAAACTACCAAAAGCAGAACAAGAGCAAATTTTACATAACAAAAAAATGCTAAAAATGGAAGCCAAAGCACTTGAAAAATTAGCTTCAATTAAAACTAGCAAAGCAACCTCAAAAACAATTTTAGTTGAAACCATTCCTTATGGAGGTTATAAAATTAGAATTGATGGTAAAACTGTTGCATCTGCTTTAAGTGATGAGAAAATGCGTGAAATTGTTGGCAAAATTTGTCAAGCAAATCAGCAAACTAGTTATACTTTAAAAAACATCAATGGTGAAACCACCATTGTGGAGCTTGATAGCTAA
- a CDS encoding lipoprotein, which translates to MKKLLSLFGAIGMVATASTSVIACTNTEGSSLPKNPSTKEEIIALINNNVKDLVAKMDEINDEVMAILDEYEDWEGDEPIFIVPAFKEKQVMQDALIGLLSQYAFSAKVAQYICTLDVADQKTFFGEHKVNLEKISFVIIFPEIKLANGILQEKVNTFVTSLFDDDFEDIASATDKTKEQFKKIAAWVMENKFSTSS; encoded by the coding sequence ATGAAAAAATTATTATCACTATTTGGAGCAATTGGTATGGTAGCTACTGCAAGCACAAGTGTTATTGCATGTACTAATACCGAAGGTTCTTCATTACCAAAAAATCCATCAACTAAAGAAGAAATTATTGCATTAATAAACAATAATGTAAAAGATTTAGTAGCAAAAATGGATGAAATTAATGATGAAGTTATGGCTATACTTGATGAGTATGAGGACTGAGAAGGTGATGAACCTATATTTATTGTTCCAGCATTTAAGGAAAAACAGGTTATGCAAGATGCACTTATTGGTCTGCTTTCTCAGTATGCATTTAGTGCCAAAGTGGCCCAATATATATGTACACTTGATGTAGCAGATCAAAAAACTTTTTTTGGAGAACATAAAGTAAATCTAGAAAAAATATCCTTTGTAATAATCTTCCCTGAAATTAAATTAGCAAATGGAATTTTGCAAGAAAAGGTTAATACTTTTGTCACAAGTTTATTTGATGATGATTTTGAAGATATTGCTTCAGCAACAGATAAAACCAAAGAACAGTTTAAAAAAATTGCTGCTTGAGTAATGGAAAACAAATTTTCGACCAGCAGCTAA
- a CDS encoding PTS sugar transporter subunit IIB: protein MKKVLLACAAGLSTSMMVEAMKKAALAKGLELEIWAEPVNSALHKVDQVDVVLLGPQVRYELAAFQKQAKETVVKVIDMKHYGIMNGMAVIESIMSDLG from the coding sequence ATGAAAAAGGTATTATTGGCATGTGCTGCTGGTTTAAGTACTTCAATGATGGTTGAAGCTATGAAAAAAGCAGCACTTGCTAAAGGATTAGAATTAGAAATTTGAGCTGAACCAGTTAATAGTGCCCTGCATAAAGTTGACCAAGTTGATGTGGTGCTTTTAGGTCCCCAAGTCAGGTATGAATTAGCAGCTTTTCAAAAGCAAGCCAAAGAAACAGTTGTTAAGGTTATTGATATGAAACATTACGGAATTATGAATGGGATGGCAGTTATTGAAAGTATTATGAGTGATTTAGGTTAA
- a CDS encoding lipoprotein, which produces MKKILSLFGALGMVATTSTTVIACTTEGIPLPKNPSTKEEIINLINIDAQNLLAEMDDVAKKLDEVTNFDELSKILQTSITALWTSYAFNAKIAQYLCLLEATQQEEFFNEHELNLEEIGFSIYFPEIKTTEKIKPIDVENFIELFFNDEVDDFIIATDKTKKQL; this is translated from the coding sequence ATGAAAAAAATATTATCACTATTTGGAGCACTTGGTATGGTAGCTACTACAAGTACAACTGTAATTGCATGTACTACTGAGGGTATACCTCTACCAAAAAATCCATCAACTAAAGAAGAAATTATTAATTTAATAAACATTGATGCGCAAAATTTGTTAGCTGAAATGGATGATGTTGCCAAAAAGCTTGATGAAGTAACTAATTTTGATGAATTAAGCAAGATTTTACAAACATCAATTACTGCATTATGAACTTCATATGCATTTAATGCTAAGATAGCTCAATATTTGTGTTTGTTAGAAGCAACACAACAAGAAGAGTTTTTTAATGAACATGAATTGAATCTAGAAGAAATTGGCTTTTCTATCTACTTTCCAGAAATTAAAACTACAGAAAAAATCAAGCCTATTGATGTTGAGAATTTTATAGAACTGTTTTTTAATGATGAAGTTGATGACTTTATAATAGCAACAGATAAAACCAAAAAACAACTTTAA
- a CDS encoding DUF3284 domain-containing protein, which yields MFFTNKKTVSAPNASVVEELKACHSRKSRFSLGYEIERCFYAIIKLSFKTLRGVNWRKITEMQPHTVVKSKTGTRFEISLLEFPYLYELKSESNGVIYWTNYELRKIKDNKTEIIITETVKFSSALNGFRANIGKMNFNKEFDKKVKQITLAIFEEVKNLDEY from the coding sequence ATGTTTTTTACAAACAAAAAAACAGTTTCAGCACCAAATGCAAGTGTTGTTGAAGAGCTAAAAGCTTGTCATTCTCGTAAAAGTAGATTCAGTTTGGGGTATGAAATTGAAAGATGTTTTTATGCAATCATTAAATTGTCATTTAAAACTCTAAGAGGTGTTAATTGAAGAAAAATCACAGAAATGCAACCTCATACTGTTGTTAAATCAAAGACAGGTACAAGATTTGAAATTTCTTTATTAGAATTTCCTTATTTGTATGAACTTAAAAGTGAAAGCAATGGAGTAATCTATTGAACAAATTATGAATTAAGAAAAATTAAAGATAATAAAACTGAAATTATTATTACTGAAACTGTTAAGTTTAGTAGTGCTTTAAATGGATTTAGAGCAAATATTGGGAAAATGAACTTTAATAAAGAATTTGATAAAAAAGTTAAACAAATTACTTTAGCAATTTTTGAGGAGGTTAAAAATCTTGATGAATATTAG
- a CDS encoding MurR/RpiR family transcriptional regulator, with amino-acid sequence MSISNLYKKIQTKFPGMNENNQAIAKYLIEQWNEIRHISLKKISQATKQSPATIVRFCKEFGYQGFYQFRKSVLEINDNLNYNNLELIFKKDVFKDISTFEECYWQRMEQGRNVIKGLIANKTIAKITEMLYEANKIVIAGMNINYNQSVDFKNKMISIGKNCMVECDLHLLKSLAHTTSANDLVITISLSNENANIIQFGNNAKTNHAKWIHIFSKQTQLLNPKPDLEVEIDVDENGMWNLYSSRGAIIFYLFNVIFANYIIFQENEKN; translated from the coding sequence ATGAGCATCAGTAATTTGTATAAAAAAATTCAAACAAAATTTCCAGGTATGAATGAAAATAACCAAGCAATTGCTAAATATCTAATTGAACAATGAAATGAAATTCGTCATATTTCCTTAAAAAAAATTTCTCAAGCCACAAAACAATCCCCAGCAACAATAGTAAGATTTTGTAAGGAGTTTGGTTACCAAGGGTTTTATCAATTTCGAAAATCTGTTTTAGAAATTAATGATAATTTAAACTACAATAATTTAGAATTAATTTTTAAAAAAGATGTTTTTAAAGATATTTCTACTTTTGAAGAATGCTACTGACAAAGAATGGAGCAGGGTAGAAATGTTATAAAAGGGTTAATTGCTAATAAAACCATAGCAAAAATCACTGAAATGTTGTATGAAGCTAACAAAATAGTGATTGCAGGTATGAATATTAACTATAACCAAAGTGTTGATTTTAAAAATAAGATGATTTCTATTGGAAAAAACTGTATGGTTGAATGTGATTTACACCTTTTAAAAAGTTTAGCCCATACCACAAGTGCAAATGATCTAGTCATAACAATCTCTTTATCAAATGAAAACGCCAACATTATTCAGTTTGGGAATAATGCAAAAACCAATCATGCTAAATGAATTCATATTTTTTCAAAGCAAACTCAACTTTTAAACCCAAAACCAGACCTTGAAGTTGAAATTGATGTTGATGAAAATGGTATGTGAAACCTTTATTCATCAAGAGGAGCTATTATTTTTTACCTGTTTAATGTAATTTTTGCCAATTACATTATTTTTCAAGAAAACGAAAAAAATTAA
- a CDS encoding PTS sugar transporter subunit IIB, whose translation MKKLKICTVCGNGLGSSLVIEINVQRVIDENNLNADVEHKNLNSYTQENDYDIVICGSDLADQITVVYGHKLTLTNLIDFDEVNEKILSVLQNIKEK comes from the coding sequence ATGAAAAAATTAAAAATTTGTACAGTTTGCGGTAATGGGTTAGGTTCATCGCTTGTCATTGAAATCAATGTCCAAAGAGTTATTGATGAAAATAACCTTAATGCAGATGTCGAACACAAAAATTTAAACTCATATACTCAAGAAAATGATTATGACATTGTGATTTGTGGTAGTGATTTAGCAGATCAAATTACAGTAGTATATGGGCACAAACTCACATTAACTAATTTAATTGATTTTGATGAAGTTAATGAAAAGATTTTATCTGTTTTACAGAATATAAAGGAGAAATAG
- a CDS encoding DDE-type integrase/transposase/recombinase — translation MKQGKPRVRYYDHDFYLNIEQSFIDSGKTYGCKRIAIDLLTKGIAKSSHKKILRYFKMRSISTNNHVKWKNKVAKPEKVGKYPNLLTDPENFDKYGDVFSVDITEKEFNGERYYTCGFYHIKMKKIFGLVTEKNKGNQLVEKSFLKMTDEFGVFLPNSVIHSDNGSEFKAYNYKLMLMYFNLIPSMSRIAKSTDNGWIEGFWSVFKRECLKENYCYKGLAEYQLNASLYQKFYNYVRIKL, via the coding sequence GTGAAGCAAGGGAAACCTAGGGTAAGATATTATGATCATGATTTTTATTTAAATATTGAGCAGAGCTTTATTGATTCAGGAAAAACCTATGGTTGTAAAAGAATTGCAATAGATTTGCTCACTAAGGGGATAGCTAAGTCATCACATAAAAAAATATTGAGATACTTTAAAATGAGAAGCATCTCCACCAATAATCATGTGAAATGAAAAAATAAGGTAGCAAAACCTGAAAAGGTTGGTAAATACCCAAACTTGTTAACTGATCCTGAAAATTTTGATAAGTATGGTGATGTTTTTTCAGTAGACATAACAGAAAAGGAATTCAATGGTGAAAGATACTATACCTGTGGTTTTTATCATATTAAAATGAAAAAAATATTTGGTTTAGTAACAGAAAAAAATAAAGGGAATCAACTTGTAGAAAAATCATTTCTAAAAATGACTGATGAATTTGGTGTCTTCTTGCCAAACAGTGTAATACACTCAGATAATGGTTCTGAATTTAAAGCATATAATTATAAGTTGATGCTAATGTACTTTAATTTGATTCCAAGCATGTCAAGAATAGCCAAGTCTACAGATAATGGTTGGATTGAAGGGTTTTGATCAGTTTTTAAAAGAGAATGCTTAAAAGAAAATTACTGTTATAAAGGACTTGCTGAGTATCAGCTAAATGCAAGTTTATATCAAAAATTTTACAATTATGTGAGAATAAAGTTGTAA
- a CDS encoding lipoprotein, translating to MKRLLSFFGAVGLIATASANVIACGGYVVELPINPATVEELISVLEEKKSTFTEATALLKELLKEGINPSSIVEMANEDNKSNSSFQKFHIKALEINAYKDKTFQYINTLDEEGVSTFLTTNAVLLETYAITEETEIIPNDEIEAGADSVIANIFNVKSYSSSTKESVVKIFEWVKTNNFTS from the coding sequence ATGAAAAGATTATTATCATTTTTTGGAGCAGTAGGTTTAATAGCTACTGCAAGTGCAAATGTCATTGCTTGTGGAGGGTATGTTGTTGAACTACCAATTAATCCTGCCACAGTTGAAGAATTAATAAGTGTTTTAGAAGAAAAAAAATCAACATTTACTGAAGCTACTGCACTTTTAAAAGAGTTATTAAAAGAGGGGATCAACCCATCTAGCATAGTAGAAATGGCAAATGAGGATAACAAAAGCAATTCATCATTTCAAAAATTTCATATTAAAGCACTAGAAATTAATGCATATAAAGATAAAACCTTTCAATACATTAATACTTTAGATGAAGAGGGTGTGTCAACTTTTCTTACAACTAATGCTGTATTATTAGAAACTTATGCTATTACTGAGGAAACTGAAATTATTCCTAATGATGAGATTGAAGCTGGTGCAGATTCAGTAATTGCAAATATTTTTAATGTTAAATCCTACTCATCTTCAACCAAAGAGTCGGTTGTAAAGATTTTTGAATGAGTAAAAACAAACAATTTCACAAGTTAA
- a CDS encoding lipoprotein, translating into MKKLLAIFGVFSMVTTASTSVLACNSDLTTLDADSIKNPSNKAELLKLLKANKNLNAELKATALELVQSGQVDNVEALFDDEGLQSNEKFQKFVLDGAKLYVLGVKTFQYLDSVNLVMAGKFLLENYSLLLNFLDISGLNVSDIKYFLKAILRDVELTRELIMEYKSLAQKTIDTYSKLLDWALENKF; encoded by the coding sequence ATGAAAAAATTATTAGCAATTTTTGGAGTATTTAGTATGGTGACCACTGCAAGCACAAGTGTGCTTGCATGTAACTCAGACCTGACAACACTAGATGCTGATTCAATCAAAAATCCAAGCAACAAAGCAGAACTTTTAAAACTTTTAAAAGCTAATAAAAATCTTAATGCTGAATTAAAAGCCACAGCCCTAGAACTAGTTCAATCAGGTCAAGTAGATAATGTTGAGGCATTATTTGATGATGAAGGACTTCAAAGTAATGAAAAATTTCAAAAATTTGTTTTAGATGGTGCAAAATTATATGTTCTAGGTGTTAAAACCTTTCAATATCTTGATTCTGTCAATCTAGTAATGGCAGGTAAATTCTTATTAGAAAATTATAGTCTTTTACTTAACTTTTTAGATATATCAGGTCTTAATGTTAGTGATATCAAATACTTTCTTAAAGCAATACTCAGAGATGTTGAACTTACCAGAGAACTTATCATGGAATATAAATCTTTGGCACAAAAAACAATAGATACATATTCAAAACTATTAGATTGAGCACTTGAAAATAAATTTTAA